A stretch of the Thiocystis violascens DSM 198 genome encodes the following:
- a CDS encoding ABC-three component system middle component 4 translates to MDLVETIAELDNQPDLHAARLLVLITAFSDMGQRDTVEGLTKLAKLDFLLRYPVMLERALAAKGRSTRDVQLADHERLSVESQMVRYRFGPWDHRYREFLNILIGKGLVTVSVEGRKVVIALTERGRTLASELSATPDFQDYAKRSALLKRHFDVKATVLMRFIYETFPEVVSLRSNERIPT, encoded by the coding sequence ATGGATCTGGTCGAAACGATTGCTGAGCTCGACAATCAACCGGATTTGCACGCTGCTCGTCTCCTTGTGCTCATCACAGCCTTCTCAGATATGGGGCAACGAGACACAGTGGAGGGACTCACAAAGCTCGCCAAGCTCGATTTTCTTCTCCGTTACCCAGTTATGCTCGAGCGTGCCCTGGCCGCCAAGGGCCGCTCTACGCGCGATGTACAGCTTGCGGATCATGAGCGACTTAGTGTCGAGTCCCAGATGGTGCGCTATCGATTCGGGCCTTGGGATCACCGGTATCGCGAGTTCCTCAATATCCTTATCGGCAAGGGGCTCGTCACGGTGAGCGTGGAGGGACGCAAGGTCGTGATTGCGCTCACAGAACGCGGTCGGACACTGGCGTCGGAGTTGAGCGCGACTCCAGACTTTCAGGACTACGCGAAGCGTTCAGCCCTGTTGAAGCGCCACTTTGACGTAAAAGCAACGGTGCTGATGCGGTTCATCTATGAAACCTTCCCTGAAGTCGTGTCGCTTCGGTCTAATGAGAGAATCCCAACATGA
- a CDS encoding DUF4297 domain-containing protein, which translates to MADAPIPSPENKVAHGDPGDETANRYRFQWTWAAVVCCMLMDDTQDVEEVFCEHHEDVLLKHQDGSFTGHQVKTRRGDQPLWKAKDEDVLAACVRFAKLESDYPRRFRCFCFLTNHPLHSERNGQDIRHVLQSIKDAATVADLQPPVASWFRQVVEAASVTEAIAFAAMSKTEAKADLPKLRDAVIRLIDTIAQCWAPATDCSYYAVRRAAQALIDECSRASSLGHEQLLPAYVIAIVNDDSDMAARIDGKRMTLARVQSILEHGRDSSATLAGDPARYIGPGEGSTELLHKKLDAGGFSVVSRNSAEDLRDKADYLGIAWTKKYGYDKGLERYGHVCSLVLSDAGRSFDATQTETDDFGPAMREELRRRFRERRTASYQLYDCTDDHLEGIAFSLTAQCKVVWSHARPWESQ; encoded by the coding sequence ATGGCGGATGCTCCAATACCTAGCCCCGAGAACAAGGTCGCGCATGGCGACCCAGGCGACGAAACCGCCAATCGTTATCGCTTTCAGTGGACTTGGGCGGCGGTCGTGTGCTGCATGCTCATGGACGACACGCAAGATGTTGAGGAGGTGTTCTGCGAGCACCACGAGGATGTTTTGCTCAAGCACCAGGATGGATCATTCACTGGGCACCAGGTAAAGACACGTCGTGGAGACCAACCGCTGTGGAAGGCGAAGGACGAAGACGTTCTCGCGGCATGCGTCCGTTTCGCTAAGCTGGAATCCGACTACCCAAGGAGGTTTCGGTGTTTCTGCTTCTTGACGAATCATCCGCTCCATTCGGAACGCAACGGACAAGATATTCGCCACGTACTACAGTCGATCAAGGATGCGGCGACAGTTGCGGACCTCCAACCGCCCGTCGCCTCATGGTTCAGGCAAGTCGTTGAGGCTGCCTCCGTGACGGAGGCGATTGCATTTGCCGCAATGTCGAAAACCGAAGCCAAAGCAGATCTACCGAAGCTCCGTGATGCAGTCATTCGCCTAATTGATACCATCGCCCAATGCTGGGCTCCGGCGACCGACTGCTCATACTATGCGGTGAGGCGAGCGGCCCAAGCATTGATTGACGAATGCAGCAGGGCCTCTTCGCTGGGTCATGAGCAGCTTCTCCCAGCGTATGTAATTGCAATCGTCAATGACGATTCTGATATGGCGGCACGGATTGACGGTAAGCGCATGACACTCGCTCGTGTTCAAAGCATCCTTGAGCATGGCCGCGATTCCTCCGCCACCTTGGCTGGCGATCCCGCTCGCTATATTGGGCCAGGAGAAGGGAGTACCGAGCTACTACACAAGAAGCTGGATGCAGGGGGATTCTCGGTGGTGTCGAGGAACTCTGCGGAGGATTTGCGCGACAAAGCCGACTACCTCGGAATCGCATGGACCAAGAAGTACGGATATGACAAGGGGCTCGAACGCTACGGCCACGTCTGCTCACTCGTGTTGAGCGACGCCGGACGATCATTCGACGCCACCCAAACCGAGACCGACGATTTCGGACCAGCAATGAGGGAAGAGCTGCGTCGCCGATTTCGCGAGAGACGGACAGCTAGCTATCAACTCTATGACTGCACCGACGATCACCTTGAAGGTATTGCCTTCTCGCTGACCGCTCAGTGTAAAGTCGTCTGGAGCCACGCCCGACCATGGGAGTCGCAGTGA
- a CDS encoding PDDEXK nuclease domain-containing protein: MTFARHCLANPRPPRHSRRRPQPLQRPKFARRHLENRKRLKASRQRRRHLLIIDLKIGRFSYADAGQMHLYLNDAREHWMKPGENPPVGPHSLRRDRWS, translated from the coding sequence ATGACATTTGCCAGACACTGTCTGGCAAATCCTCGCCCGCCCAGACATTCGAGACGTCGTCCGCAACCTCTTCAGCGCCCCAAATTCGCCAGACGGCATCTGGAGAATCGCAAGCGACTCAAGGCGTCCAGACAACGCCGGCGCCATCTCCTGATCATCGACCTCAAGATCGGCAGGTTCAGCTACGCGGACGCCGGCCAGATGCACCTCTATCTGAACGATGCCCGCGAGCACTGGATGAAGCCCGGTGAGAACCCACCGGTGGGCCCTCATTCTCTGCGCCGGGACCGGTGGTCGTGA
- a CDS encoding AAA family ATPase, with protein sequence MNIRLTHLVVRTRQTTEHIRFSEAVTFLYGPVGTGKSTVARLIDFCFGGDLERTPAIQQAFVSTVLGARLGEYECTLERGAEDNLAVRVTWSRGKDDFGSVNAPLSAGEMPLLDAEVYNLSDLLFHLCSVEPIKVLKRSRDPDSPMIRLSFRDIWRYCYLDQTHLDSSFFRLEDPFRGRKSQDAMRFFTGLHSERLSQLQADLYRTIAGQHGAREAVVQIRRFMARFDLGSESDLTDQIGASERELRAAEERKQTLETDREASIHPTDELRSRLRDLSRIVSDLREAIIASQSMLAEQEALRAELITAKVKAGRAEQAGRVLDSVDYSRCPQCGSDISKRPSAVEQCRLCGTPSIATEARPGFDTEAVRRELNDRIDQISDSMNRRQQALERSKREFQRAESAKRLLDRQLEDGLRRYDSAFVESIREADREIATLGERLRSLAQLQEMPRAINELEEKAGASQGRIDQLRSMIEDERHRFRFADENARAIAKKFKAIMLDVGFPGVSDEDDVVLDPRNWKPIVVHSEQKWGFWETGSGGKKTLFNVCYALAVHEVARERGMPVPNILIIDSPTKNISDDENPELVQSLYREIYRLAAAGNGAGTQFLLIDSDLVEPEAELAGFSQKRMAGEPDAPSLISYYVGP encoded by the coding sequence ATGAATATCCGGCTGACTCATCTCGTGGTCAGAACCCGGCAGACGACCGAGCATATTCGCTTCTCGGAGGCCGTCACCTTCCTGTACGGTCCCGTTGGTACGGGTAAATCGACCGTCGCGCGCCTCATTGACTTCTGCTTCGGCGGCGACCTGGAGAGAACGCCAGCGATTCAGCAGGCGTTCGTCTCGACCGTCCTTGGGGCGAGACTCGGTGAATACGAGTGCACGCTTGAACGTGGGGCTGAAGACAATCTCGCGGTTCGCGTCACATGGAGTCGTGGAAAAGACGATTTCGGGTCAGTCAATGCGCCACTGTCCGCAGGTGAGATGCCGCTGCTGGATGCAGAGGTCTACAACCTCAGCGATCTCTTGTTCCATCTGTGTAGCGTAGAGCCCATCAAGGTTCTCAAGCGGAGTCGAGATCCAGACTCTCCAATGATCAGGCTCAGCTTCCGAGACATCTGGCGGTACTGCTATCTGGACCAGACTCACTTGGATTCGTCGTTCTTTCGCCTAGAGGATCCATTCCGAGGTCGGAAAAGCCAAGATGCGATGAGGTTCTTCACGGGTTTGCATTCGGAGCGCTTGAGTCAGTTGCAGGCGGACCTTTACCGTACAATCGCGGGTCAGCACGGCGCCCGGGAAGCGGTTGTACAGATCCGTCGCTTCATGGCTCGGTTCGATCTCGGCTCTGAGTCAGATCTCACAGACCAGATTGGGGCAAGTGAACGCGAACTGCGAGCTGCCGAGGAACGGAAGCAGACGCTCGAAACAGACCGTGAGGCCAGTATTCATCCAACCGACGAGTTGAGGAGCAGGCTGCGCGACCTGAGCCGAATCGTCTCCGATTTACGAGAAGCCATCATTGCATCTCAGAGCATGCTCGCCGAACAAGAAGCACTTCGTGCCGAGCTGATTACTGCGAAAGTGAAGGCTGGTCGGGCTGAACAAGCGGGTCGAGTTCTCGACAGTGTCGATTACTCACGTTGTCCCCAGTGTGGCTCTGACATATCGAAGCGTCCGTCTGCTGTTGAACAGTGCCGTCTTTGTGGCACCCCTTCGATAGCCACAGAGGCTCGTCCAGGCTTCGACACTGAGGCAGTTCGGCGAGAACTCAATGATCGCATTGACCAGATCTCAGACTCAATGAACCGGAGGCAGCAAGCGCTGGAGCGGTCCAAGCGAGAATTTCAGAGAGCCGAAAGCGCAAAGAGGCTGCTAGATCGCCAGCTAGAGGACGGACTGCGACGCTACGACTCAGCATTTGTTGAGAGCATTCGCGAGGCCGACCGCGAGATTGCGACACTTGGGGAGCGCCTTCGGTCGCTCGCCCAACTCCAGGAGATGCCTCGGGCGATCAATGAACTGGAGGAAAAGGCAGGCGCATCGCAGGGACGTATCGATCAGCTGCGCTCGATGATCGAGGACGAGCGACATCGATTTCGCTTTGCTGACGAGAACGCCCGTGCAATTGCAAAGAAGTTCAAGGCGATCATGCTTGACGTGGGCTTCCCCGGTGTCTCAGACGAAGACGATGTGGTGCTGGACCCGCGCAACTGGAAGCCCATCGTCGTCCATTCTGAACAGAAGTGGGGCTTCTGGGAAACTGGCAGCGGTGGCAAGAAAACGCTGTTCAATGTTTGCTATGCATTAGCCGTTCACGAGGTGGCCCGAGAACGCGGAATGCCTGTTCCAAACATCTTGATCATTGACAGTCCAACGAAGAACATCAGCGACGACGAGAACCCTGAACTGGTGCAGTCACTGTATCGAGAGATATACCGGCTCGCGGCTGCTGGAAACGGCGCAGGCACGCAGTTCCTGCTAATTGATTCGGATCTTGTTGAACCCGAAGCTGAACTCGCAGGCTTTTCGCAAAAGCGGATGGCCGGCGAACCAGACGCACCAAGCCTGATCTCATACTATGTTGGGCCATGA
- a CDS encoding ATP-binding protein — MIVALRQIGYSLEQALSDLIDNALSAGATNVLIRFLWTGERIVGVAVVDDGAGMDAAQLRNAMRFGSAARVDHTSLGKFGLGLKLSSFSHARTLVVISRREGLTVGRRWTLAGIRRHWDCDIVKESQAAALIDAPWSPIDLRVSGTVVLWNDIDKLPVSGRGLRYTLNALHRRLELHLGLHFHRFIQRGVLSIHIDQQEQGEPEHQIRATVPALDPFGYGVAPLEGYPRTFVMHLAGVGEIPLDCHLWPPNSDRPEYRLGNRAAARQGFYFYRNRRLIQAGGWNGLLQNDAEPHASLARVRIDLPPSFDDRFSLNVQTGKPSERRRRELARINRILLAAAALEQG, encoded by the coding sequence TTGATTGTCGCGCTCAGACAGATCGGTTACAGCCTGGAACAGGCGCTCTCTGACCTGATCGACAATGCACTGAGCGCAGGTGCCACCAATGTGCTGATCCGGTTTCTATGGACTGGCGAGCGCATCGTCGGGGTGGCGGTGGTCGATGACGGCGCCGGCATGGATGCGGCTCAACTGCGCAACGCCATGCGCTTCGGTTCCGCTGCGCGTGTCGATCACACCTCGCTCGGCAAGTTCGGGCTGGGGCTCAAGCTATCCTCGTTCAGCCATGCCCGCACTCTGGTCGTGATTTCGCGGCGGGAGGGCCTGACGGTCGGTCGACGCTGGACACTGGCGGGGATCCGGCGTCACTGGGACTGTGACATCGTTAAAGAAAGCCAGGCGGCGGCGCTGATCGATGCGCCTTGGTCGCCGATTGACCTGCGCGTGTCGGGAACGGTCGTGCTGTGGAACGACATCGACAAACTGCCGGTGTCAGGCCGGGGTCTCCGCTACACCCTCAATGCTCTGCACCGCCGCTTGGAGCTGCATCTTGGCCTGCATTTCCATCGCTTCATCCAGCGCGGTGTGTTGAGCATTCACATTGACCAGCAGGAACAGGGAGAGCCGGAACATCAGATCCGTGCCACGGTTCCCGCACTGGATCCCTTCGGATACGGGGTTGCACCGCTCGAAGGCTACCCGCGAACCTTCGTGATGCACCTCGCCGGGGTCGGCGAGATCCCGCTCGACTGTCACCTCTGGCCGCCTAACAGCGACCGGCCGGAATACCGGCTCGGCAACCGGGCGGCGGCGCGTCAGGGGTTCTATTTCTATCGCAACCGCCGCCTGATCCAGGCCGGCGGCTGGAACGGGCTGTTACAGAACGACGCCGAACCGCACGCCTCGCTGGCCCGGGTCCGGATCGATCTGCCGCCATCCTTCGACGACCGTTTCAGTCTCAATGTGCAGACCGGCAAACCATCGGAACGCCGGCGGCGTGAACTGGCGCGGATCAATCGGATTCTGCTCGCGGCGGCTGCACTGGAGCAGGGATGA
- a CDS encoding HNH endonuclease, producing the protein MTDRDHEIRLAAFARCARLMHDYSGAVAWDAIQDGFEFDGEQVYLAGKARGIHRPRQMKRGVLSIKTTKPRKGRTARYDDALVGDGYFSYAFQGDDPGNHDNTCLREAFADQSPLIYFYALVPGIYQILYPCYLMEWNPHSLFCTVAIGSQFELVQPSEVRETAGHYELAQPSAAREPASPIERRYSTIEAKVRLHQAEFRELVLSAYDRRCSVSGLPIPELLQAAHIIPDRDERGQPDVTNGICLSILHHTAYDRNLLGIDPDGRIVIAESVLGQHDGPTLETAIKALHGQTIRLPRHDGDRPNRDYLAERFEAFRRVG; encoded by the coding sequence TTGACGGATAGAGACCACGAGATTCGTCTGGCGGCTTTTGCTCGTTGCGCGCGGCTCATGCACGACTACAGCGGAGCCGTTGCCTGGGACGCGATTCAGGATGGTTTCGAGTTCGACGGCGAGCAGGTCTATCTCGCCGGCAAGGCGCGCGGCATTCATCGACCGCGACAGATGAAACGGGGCGTCCTCAGTATCAAGACCACCAAACCCCGGAAAGGCCGCACGGCTCGTTATGATGACGCACTCGTTGGCGATGGCTATTTTTCCTATGCGTTTCAGGGTGACGATCCCGGCAACCATGACAATACCTGTCTGCGCGAGGCGTTCGCGGATCAGTCGCCCCTGATCTATTTCTACGCGCTGGTGCCGGGCATCTATCAGATTCTCTACCCCTGCTATCTGATGGAATGGAATCCGCACAGCCTGTTCTGTACCGTCGCAATCGGCAGCCAATTTGAATTGGTCCAACCTTCCGAGGTGCGTGAGACCGCCGGCCACTATGAGTTGGCGCAACCGTCCGCAGCGCGCGAGCCAGCGTCACCCATCGAACGCCGCTACAGCACCATTGAGGCGAAGGTCCGGCTGCATCAGGCCGAATTCCGCGAACTGGTGCTGTCCGCCTACGACCGTCGCTGTTCGGTTTCAGGATTACCCATCCCGGAACTGCTGCAAGCCGCCCACATCATTCCTGACCGCGATGAGCGCGGACAGCCGGATGTCACCAACGGCATCTGTCTCTCGATCCTGCACCACACCGCCTACGACCGAAATCTATTGGGCATCGACCCAGACGGGCGGATCGTCATCGCCGAGTCCGTGCTCGGGCAGCACGACGGGCCGACGCTGGAGACGGCGATCAAAGCGTTACACGGCCAGACCATCCGCCTTCCTCGCCATGACGGGGATCGGCCCAATCGGGATTATCTGGCTGAACGGTTTGAGGCGTTTCGGCGGGTGGGGTGA